One window of Mangrovibacterium diazotrophicum genomic DNA carries:
- a CDS encoding RagB/SusD family nutrient uptake outer membrane protein yields the protein MKKIFYLLVVLAVFSACEDDLDLAPISEPSAANFYQNTTQFEQAVNGMYNTLKDYAANHFYLSEVRSDNIYSPGTGVRDWNPINNFEHNLVTNSLMAPAWDVPYLGIYRANLILDQVNEDLVPDASTRNRMIGEAKFIRALFYFDLVRFFGRVPIFDHVLTPTEALEVSRQPVADVYDLIEADLTEAASLLPASYSSPGKATSGAAKSLLAKVYLTESGPDFGIDGPGMNSNKYSDALSLINEVISSGVYGWVDDYAEIFSYTNENNDDIVFDVQSINDGSTGDRGIGTILPTLMYQESWARIYLPFAGGVPVDASGAIDPSDDFLSSFEDGDVRDDFSVLMSYLDENGNTINSPQYLKFVSLDHVPADRFNWGINFPILRYTDVLMMKAEALIQLGQDQTTVDAIVNQVRERAGLSDVSNVDMDMLLDERRHEFIAEGQRWHDLVRTGKVLTVMNAWAAVDDASSKIGTIVADDILYAIHQDQLDVKEGLYDQNPGY from the coding sequence ATGAAAAAAATATTTTATCTATTGGTTGTTCTGGCTGTATTTTCTGCTTGCGAAGACGATCTTGATCTGGCTCCAATCTCGGAGCCGAGTGCAGCCAACTTCTACCAAAATACAACACAATTTGAGCAAGCTGTAAACGGCATGTATAACACCCTGAAGGATTATGCTGCCAACCATTTCTACCTGTCTGAGGTTCGTTCCGATAATATTTACTCACCCGGAACAGGTGTTCGCGACTGGAACCCGATTAACAACTTCGAGCATAACCTGGTTACCAACTCGCTGATGGCTCCGGCGTGGGATGTTCCTTACCTGGGAATCTACCGGGCGAATTTGATCTTGGATCAGGTGAACGAAGATTTGGTGCCCGATGCATCAACACGTAACCGCATGATTGGTGAAGCGAAATTCATCCGTGCATTGTTCTATTTCGATTTGGTTCGTTTCTTCGGACGAGTGCCAATTTTCGACCACGTGCTGACACCTACCGAAGCTTTGGAAGTCTCTCGCCAACCGGTTGCCGATGTTTATGACCTGATTGAAGCCGATTTAACCGAAGCAGCGTCTCTGCTTCCGGCCTCGTACAGCTCACCGGGTAAAGCAACCTCGGGTGCTGCCAAAAGTCTTTTGGCAAAAGTGTACCTTACCGAGTCGGGACCTGACTTCGGCATTGATGGACCGGGAATGAACTCCAACAAGTACTCGGACGCCTTGAGCTTAATCAACGAAGTTATCTCGAGCGGTGTTTACGGCTGGGTTGATGACTACGCCGAAATTTTCAGCTACACCAATGAAAACAACGACGACATTGTTTTCGACGTACAGTCAATCAACGACGGCTCAACAGGTGACCGCGGTATCGGAACTATTCTGCCAACATTGATGTACCAGGAAAGCTGGGCCCGCATCTACCTGCCATTTGCCGGCGGTGTTCCGGTTGATGCCAGCGGGGCCATCGACCCTTCCGACGATTTCCTGAGTTCATTTGAAGATGGCGATGTTCGCGACGACTTCTCTGTTTTGATGAGCTACCTGGACGAAAACGGTAACACCATCAACAGTCCTCAGTACCTGAAATTCGTTAGCCTGGATCACGTACCGGCCGACCGTTTCAATTGGGGAATCAACTTCCCGATCCTTCGATATACCGATGTTTTGATGATGAAAGCAGAAGCGTTGATTCAATTGGGACAAGACCAAACTACGGTTGACGCAATCGTGAACCAGGTTCGCGAACGTGCCGGCTTAAGCGATGTTTCGAATGTTGATATGGATATGTTGCTCGACGAAAGACGCCATGAATTTATCGCAGAAGGCCAACGCTGGCACGATTTAGTGCGCACCGGAAAAGTGTTGACCGTGATGAATGCCTGGGCGGCAGTTGACGATGCTTCCAGCAAAATCGGAACCATCGTTGCCGACGACATCCTGTATGCCATCCACCAGGATCAACTGGATGTAAAAGAAGGTCTTTACGACCAAAATCCCGGTTATTAG
- the rpsO gene encoding 30S ribosomal protein S15 → MYLTSEKKTEFFEKFGKNATDTGSAEGQIALFSFRIAHLTEHLKKNKKDYSTQRALVSLVGKRRNLLDYLAKKDIERYRSIVKELGLRR, encoded by the coding sequence ATGTATTTGACTTCTGAAAAGAAAACAGAGTTTTTTGAAAAGTTTGGGAAAAATGCAACTGACACCGGTTCAGCTGAAGGTCAGATCGCTTTGTTCTCATTCCGTATCGCTCACCTGACAGAGCACTTGAAGAAAAACAAGAAAGACTACAGCACACAACGTGCATTGGTTAGCCTGGTAGGTAAGCGTCGTAACTTGTTAGACTACTTAGCCAAGAAAGATATCGAAAGATATCGTAGCATCGTAAAAGAGCTTGGTTTACGTCGATAA
- the pnp gene encoding polyribonucleotide nucleotidyltransferase codes for MSQAIIKTIDLGDGRQITIETGRLARQADGAVVVKMGGTMLLATVVSAKEAKEDVDFMPVSVDYREKFSAAGRFPGGFLKREARPSDDEILIARLVDRALRPLFPADYHAETAVMISLISVDEEVMPDALAGLAASAAIQVSDIPFECPISEVRVARINGEFVLNPSAALLKESDIDIMVGASYENIMMVEGEMDEVTEEDMLAAIKFAHDAIRIHCKAQEELAAEVGKAKREYCHEVNDEVLREKVHADLYEKCYAIATQRIADKQLRMSSFKELVDEYIVAYEEANAENEEIDLGQHIKLIKKYYHDVEKEAMRRMILDEGIRLDGRTTTQIRPIWGETDYLPGSHGSSIFTRGETQSLSSVTLGTKMDEKIIDGVTVQGTEKFLLHYNFPPFCVGEAKTPRGLSRREIGHGNLAYRALKRMIPQDFPYVVRVVSDILESNGSSSMATVCAGTMAMMDAGIQMKRPVSGIAMGLITDKGNTKFAILSDILGDEDHLGDMDFKVTGTEKGITATQMDIKVDGLSYEVMSQALLQAKQGREHIMGKILEVIDTPRSEYKPNVPRVETVIIPKEMIGPIIGPGGKNIQKLQEETKTTIVIEEKDEKGYVEISGLNKDALEAAKERIKKIIALPEKGEVYKGKVKSITTFGAFIEILPGKEGLLHVSEIAWERVQNTEDVLKVGEEVEVKLLDIDRDNKLKLSRKALLPKPEGYVERPERERPPRREGGDRGDRRDNRDRGDRRDNRDRGPRREGGDRRPQRNEE; via the coding sequence ATGAGTCAAGCAATTATTAAGACAATTGACCTGGGCGACGGTCGTCAGATTACGATCGAAACCGGACGTCTGGCCCGACAGGCAGACGGGGCAGTTGTTGTAAAAATGGGCGGTACCATGTTGTTAGCAACAGTTGTATCGGCCAAAGAAGCCAAAGAAGATGTTGATTTTATGCCTGTATCGGTTGACTACCGCGAGAAATTCTCTGCTGCAGGCCGTTTCCCTGGTGGGTTCTTAAAACGTGAAGCTCGTCCTTCGGATGACGAAATTCTGATTGCACGTCTTGTTGACCGTGCACTGCGTCCCCTGTTCCCTGCTGACTACCACGCAGAAACAGCGGTGATGATTTCATTGATCTCGGTTGATGAAGAAGTTATGCCTGATGCATTAGCCGGTTTAGCTGCGTCTGCAGCCATCCAGGTATCTGATATCCCTTTTGAATGTCCGATTTCTGAAGTTCGTGTTGCCCGGATCAACGGTGAGTTCGTACTGAACCCAAGCGCAGCCCTTCTGAAAGAATCTGATATCGACATCATGGTTGGTGCTTCTTACGAGAACATCATGATGGTGGAAGGTGAAATGGATGAAGTGACCGAAGAAGATATGCTTGCTGCTATCAAATTCGCACACGATGCCATCCGCATTCACTGTAAAGCACAAGAAGAACTGGCTGCCGAAGTTGGTAAAGCCAAACGCGAATATTGCCACGAAGTTAACGACGAAGTATTGCGCGAAAAAGTACACGCTGATTTGTACGAAAAATGCTATGCCATCGCAACACAACGTATTGCCGACAAGCAATTGCGTATGTCTTCATTCAAAGAATTGGTTGACGAGTACATCGTTGCTTACGAAGAAGCCAATGCTGAAAACGAAGAAATTGATTTGGGCCAGCACATTAAGCTGATCAAAAAATATTACCACGATGTGGAAAAAGAAGCCATGCGTCGCATGATTCTGGACGAAGGTATCCGTTTGGATGGTCGTACCACAACTCAAATCCGTCCGATTTGGGGTGAAACCGACTACCTGCCGGGATCTCATGGTTCTTCAATCTTCACCCGTGGCGAAACTCAGTCATTGTCATCAGTGACTTTGGGTACCAAAATGGATGAAAAAATCATCGACGGTGTTACTGTTCAGGGAACTGAAAAATTCCTTTTGCACTACAACTTCCCTCCATTCTGTGTGGGCGAAGCAAAAACACCTCGTGGGTTGAGCCGTCGCGAAATTGGTCACGGTAACCTGGCTTACCGCGCACTGAAACGCATGATTCCTCAGGATTTCCCATACGTTGTTCGTGTGGTTTCTGACATCCTCGAATCAAACGGTTCTTCATCAATGGCAACGGTTTGCGCCGGTACAATGGCCATGATGGACGCTGGTATCCAAATGAAACGCCCGGTATCGGGTATCGCAATGGGTTTGATTACCGATAAAGGTAACACCAAATTCGCGATCCTTTCAGACATCCTTGGTGACGAAGACCACTTGGGGGACATGGACTTCAAAGTAACCGGTACCGAAAAAGGTATCACCGCTACCCAAATGGACATCAAAGTTGACGGTCTGTCATACGAAGTAATGTCGCAAGCTTTGTTGCAAGCAAAACAAGGCCGCGAACACATCATGGGCAAAATCCTTGAAGTGATCGACACACCTCGTTCTGAATACAAACCGAATGTACCTCGCGTTGAAACCGTGATTATTCCGAAAGAAATGATCGGACCAATCATTGGCCCTGGAGGTAAAAACATTCAGAAACTGCAGGAAGAAACAAAAACCACCATCGTTATCGAAGAGAAAGACGAAAAAGGTTATGTTGAAATTTCGGGCTTGAACAAAGATGCTTTGGAAGCTGCCAAAGAACGCATCAAGAAAATTATTGCTCTGCCTGAAAAAGGAGAAGTCTACAAAGGTAAAGTGAAGTCGATCACGACTTTCGGTGCCTTCATCGAGATTCTTCCTGGTAAAGAAGGTTTGTTGCACGTTTCCGAAATTGCCTGGGAACGCGTTCAAAATACAGAAGATGTATTGAAAGTTGGCGAAGAAGTTGAAGTGAAATTGTTGGACATCGATCGCGACAACAAACTGAAATTATCTCGCAAAGCCCTTCTGCCAAAACCGGAAGGTTATGTAGAACGTCCGGAACGCGAACGTCCTCCACGCCGTGAAGGCGGAGATCGTGGCGACCGTCGTGACAACCGCGACCGTGGTGATCGTCGTGACAATCGTGACCGCGGACCTCGCCGTGAAGGTGGAGATCGTCGTCCTCAGAGAAATGAAGAATAA